A region of Longimicrobium sp. DNA encodes the following proteins:
- a CDS encoding BlaI/MecI/CopY family transcriptional regulator: MEAQTQSELSRRERQIMDIVYRRGKATAADVLDDLPDPPTYSAVRAALRLLEEKGLLNHEMDGKRYVYLPTTPRTQARTTALRHLLRTFFNGSPEQVVNALIEDSQPSPAELERLARLIEQARNGEEGQ; encoded by the coding sequence ATGGAAGCCCAGACCCAATCCGAGCTGAGCCGCAGAGAGCGGCAGATCATGGACATCGTCTACCGGCGCGGCAAGGCGACGGCCGCCGACGTGCTCGACGATCTTCCCGATCCGCCGACCTACTCCGCCGTGCGCGCCGCGCTGCGCCTGCTGGAAGAAAAGGGGCTGCTGAACCACGAGATGGATGGCAAGCGCTACGTCTATCTGCCCACCACGCCCCGGACGCAGGCGCGCACCACGGCCCTGCGCCACCTGCTGCGGACGTTCTTCAACGGCAGCCCGGAGCAGGTGGTGAACGCGCTCATCGAAGATTCGCAGCCTTCGCCCGCGGAGCTGGAGCGGCTGGCGAGGCTGATCGAGCAGGCCCGCAACGGCGAGGAGGGGCAATGA